The following are encoded in a window of Panicum virgatum strain AP13 chromosome 5N, P.virgatum_v5, whole genome shotgun sequence genomic DNA:
- the LOC120672757 gene encoding aldehyde dehydrogenase family 2 member C4-like yields MLDTVDAGKLFLVGKVWDIPGAAHLLRYYAGAADKIPGETLKMAQRMHGYTLMEPVGVVGHIVPWNYPTTMFFFKVSPALAAGCTVVVKPAEQTPLAALFYAHLAREAGVPDGVLNVVPGFGPTAGAAVASHMDVDKLSFTGSTEVGRLVMKAAAESNLKPVSLELGGKSPVVIFDDADLDMAVKLVNFATYTNKGEICVAGSRVYVQEGIYDAFVKKAAELAKKSVVGDPFNPRVNQGPQVDKDQYKKVLKYIDIGMREGATLVTGGKPCGDKGFYIEPTIFTDVKDDMSIAQDEIFGPVMALMKFKTVEEVIQKANNTRYGLAAGIVTKNIDITNTVSRSIRAGAIWINCYLAFDPDAPFGGYKMSGFGKDMGMDGLEKYLQTKTVVTPLYNTPWL; encoded by the exons ATGCTGGACACGGTGGACGCCGGCAAGCTCTTCCTCGTCGGCAAGGTCTGGGACATCCCGGGCGCCGCGCACCTGCTGCGCTActacgccggcgccgccgacaaGATCCCCGGCGAGACGCTCAAGATGGCGCAGCGGATGCACGGGTACACGCTCATGGAGCCCGTCGGCGTCGTCGGCCACATCGTGCCCTGGAACTACCCCACCACCATGTTCTTCTTCAAGGTCAGcccggcgctcgccgccgggtGCACCGTCGTCGTCAAGCCCGCCGAGCagacgccgctcgccgcgctctTCTACGCGCACCTAGCCAGGGAGGCCGGCGTCCCCGACGGCGTGCTCAACGTCGTGCCCGGGTTCggccccaccgccggcgccgccgtcgcctcgcaCATGGACGTCGACAAGCTGAGCTTCACCGGGTCCACGGAGGTCGGGAGGCTCGTCATGAAGGCGGCCGCCGAGAGCAATCTCAAACCCGTCTCGCTTGAGCTGGGCGGCAAGTCCCCGGTCGTCATCTTCGATGACGCCGACCTCGACATGGCCGTGAAACTGGTCAACTTCGCCACGTACACGAACAAG GGCGAGATCTGTGTCGCCGGCTCGCGCGTCTATGTGCAGGAAGGGATCTACGATGCGTTCGTGAAGAAGGCGGCCGAGCTCGCCAAGAAATCGGTGGTCGGGGACCCGTTCAACCCGCGTGTCAACCAAGGCCCACAG GTTGACAAAGACCAGTACAAGAAGGTTCTCAAGTACATTGATATCGGAATGCGTGAAGGCGCCACGCTGGTCACCGGAGGGAAGCCCTGCGGTGACAAGGGGTTCTACATTGAGCCCACCATCTTCACGGACGTAAAG GATGACATGTCGATTGCGCAAGATGAAATTTTTGGACCGGTGATGGCGCTCATGAAATTCAA GACTGTTGAAGAGGTCATTCAGAAAGCAAACAACACCCGGTATGGCCTAGCCGCTGGCATCGTGACTAAGAACATTGACATCACAAACACGGTATCGCGATCCATCCGCGCAGGCGCCATCTGGATCAACTGCTACCTTGCCTTCGACCCTGACGCGCCATTCGGTGGATACAAGATGAGCGGGTTCGGCAAGGACATGGGCATGGACGGCCTTGAGAAGTATCTGCAGACGAAGACCGTGGTCACACCCCTATATAACACACCCTGGCTCTGA